In the genome of Ziziphus jujuba cultivar Dongzao chromosome 10, ASM3175591v1, the window TCCCTGCTGGATCAAAGCTGCAACATTCTTTTAACGAGGTTGGTGATAGATTGATCGTATCCATACTTTTAGGAGGAAGACTGGATTGTATTATGTTTTATGCAATGAATGTTTGAAGATGGAAATTTAAAGTATGTTGTGTCTACTAGTTGTGGCTATTAAACTCCTGTTCAAGTGCTAAATAATACCAATTTACAGCTCTTTTTCTACAAGCCAAATTTATGGTGGCCTAATGGTATGGGAAAGCAATCCTTGTACAATGTTGTCGTTACTGTCGATGTAAAGGGAAATGGAGAATCTGATTCATGGAGCCATTTATATGGGTTCCGCCAACTTGTTAGCCATATTGATACTGCCACTGGTGGAAGGTACAGTATATATGTTTacaatttgattattttcaacgaagaatttttaaaatgttatgcATTTTGGCTGTGTAGGCTTTTCAAGGTCAATGGACAGCCTGTTTTCATACGTGGTGGTAATTGGATATTATCAGATGCATTGCTACGACTTACAAAGAAGCGTTACCAAACCGACATCAAATTCCATGCAGATATGAATTTTAACATGATGCGTTGTTGGGCTGGTGGATTGGCTGAAAGACCAGAATTCTATCATTATTGTGATGTTTATGGTATCTTGGTAATATCTCTCTCTGCATTGCTTTGGATTTTGTGAGTGGATTCTTGGCTGGGTGTTATGTAGGGGTAGTATTAACTACACCTGAGTTGTTTTATTTAATACAGTGATACCTCTTAGTTTGGCAAATTTAGTTTCGCAAAATCTCCCTTGCTGGTTGAACACTGGTTTGCATCATGGTGGTTCACTCTTAACTTAACATCAACATTTTTAAAAGCTTGTTTTACATAGTTACATCAGGCTGGAACTTATATCTTAACTTTGCAAAAATCCAGCTTGTGATTCTATTTTccctatgttttatttatatgtattccTAGACCATGAGCCATAAAGTTACTTGGTTATGTTGATTGAGATTGCTGAGGATTTAACTTTTTTAGGTCTGGCAAGAGTTTTGGATTACTGGAGATGTTGATGGACGAGGTATTCCAGTGTCAAATCCAAATGGTCCCCTGGATCATCCACTTTTCTTGTTTTGTGCAAGGGACACAGTCAAGCTTCTAAGGAACCATTGTAGTCTTGCCCTTTGGGTGGGTGGAAATGAACAAGTTCCACCGAAAGACCTCAATGCAGATTTAAAAAATGACCTCAAACTCAATCCTTATTATGAAAAcatacaaaatgaaaataacaagTCTGCTGAAAATTTTTCCCCTCTGAAGTTTGATCCAAGCAACTATCTTGATGGTACACGCATTTATGTTCAAGGATCCTTGTGGGGTGGGTTTGCAGATGGGAATGGTGGCTGGAGTGATGGCCCTTATGAGATCCAAAATCCTGCAGACTTCTTTAAGGatacattttaccaatttggaTTTAATCCAGAGGTTGGTTCTGTAGGCATGCCTGTTGCAGCTACCATCAGAGCAACAATGCCTCCAGAAGGATGGGTGATTCCATTATTTAAGAAGCTCTCTACTGGTTACACAGAAGAAGTTCCAAACCCAATATGGGAATACCACAAGTATATTCCCTACTCTAAACCAGGCAAAGTCCATGATCAGATTGAACTTTATGGGCTTCCAAATGATCTTGATGACTTTTGCTTGAAggtaaaacaaatttttatcttatttaggTATGACTATCAGTTTCCCATTGGTTTATATTTTGACTTGTTTAATTTATAATCTCAGGCTCAACTAGTTAACTACATTCAGTATAGAGCTCTATTGGAGGGCTGGACTTCCAGGATGTGGACTAAATATACTGGTGTTTTGATTTGGAAAACAATGAACCCTTGGACCGGTCTCAGAGGACAATTTTATGATCATCTCCTTGACCAAACAGCAGGTTTCTATGGCTGTCGCTCTGCTGCAGAACCAGTCCATGTCCAGCTTAATTTGGATACATATTTTATTGAGGTATACGATCTGAAGTATATTAATGGTTTGGAATCTTGAAACTTTACGAATATTGGATGTCAAAGTACGAAATTATGGTATAATTATTGTCTAATGATTCATTTTCATGGTGTACGCAAATAACATGTTATATACAAGGTATGAGACTTTGCAATAATTCTCTCTTTTTGTTTAAATAGGTTGTTAATACCAGGTCAGAGAAACTATCTGATGTAGCTGTAGAAGCTGCAGTGTGGGATCTGGACGGAACATGTCCATACTACAAAGTTTTCGAGCTCTCAGCACCTCCAAAAAAAACCATTTCCATTGCCGAGATGAAATATCCAAAGTCTAAAAACCCAAAGCCAGTATACTTTCTTCTTCTCAAACTCTATAGGGTTACAGATTATGGAATTTTATCTAGGAACTTCTACTGGTTGTATTTGCCTGGTGGGGATTACAAGCTGCTAGAGCCATACAGGAAGAAACAAGTACCTCTCAAGATTAAATCCGAGGTTTTTGTTAAAGGATCAACCTATGAAGTTCATATGAATGTGAATAATGTATCTGATAAACCAAAAGCTGAAACTCTAACCTACCAGAATAATTTCATTGCAAGGCAAAgtgatgatgattttgatatGTCATCATTGGAACCGGAATATAGAAGAATAGATGACAATCATAGAACTGGTTTATTTCAGAGGATTTGCAGACGCCTTAGTGGGGAACCTCGTGGTTCAAGGCTTACTGAAATAAATGGTTCTGCCAAAGGCGttgctttctttcttcatttctcTGTTCATTCATCCAAGACAGTCCAAAAGGAAGGAGAAGACACAAGAATACTTCCTGTTCATTACTCCGACAACTACTTTTCGCTGGTGCCGGGTGAGTCTTTGCCTATCAAGATCACTTTTGAAGTCCCTCCAGGTGTAACCCCTCGAATAACTCTTAAAGGCTGGAATTACCATGGTAACCATCCCATTCATTGAGCTTGGGTAAGACTAATTCTTTTTTCAACATTGGAGGTCAAATAATAATGCATGGTATTAGTATATCTTAAACATCAACCCTGCCCCATGTTGTGTTATTTTCCCCTTCTCTTGTGGCTGGAAGATAGAAACCATTGTATGGAATTGTCATTGTCATGGTTTTACTTTTTCAGAAACATTTCTTGCAAATAGGTTGTTCATTTATATTGTGGGACTACAATGTCTTCCTCCGTTCCTTAGGCGCATTCATGTGCTGACAATCGGAGTTTATACAATGTTAATCCAATTCTTTGGCAGGCTCTTGATGAATCTCATATGAAGTTATAATTTGGATTCAGATACATTTGTATGAGTGCGCCGTTTAAGATGGATAATATCTTAGGGCCCATTTTGAGATTGTGAACTGGAGTAgattaaactattttaaatatcTTCAACAACAATTTTAAATGGTGTAATCTATAGCATTCCAAACAGGCTCTTGATGACATATGCTTAATGaataccttctttttttcttttttttgttttttttggttttttgttttttgttttttgtttttttccccgtaatcgaaatatatttatttttccgtGTATTTTATGAAGCCAAAGAACATAAAAAacatggaggaaaaaaaaaaaaaaaatacattaacaCTCACCCTACTTGAAGATGATCAAAAGCTTCTGAAGTTGATAGGTTGTAGTCTCTGGCTTTGCAATGCTACTATTATGCAACCAATAACCATTAtgattattttgtgtgtgttttgtaTAATAATTGGTTGTATGGTTTAAGTGAAAATTAGGCTCTTGTCTAGCTAGATTTCTTTTTGGCTATAATGTCGTTTGGCCTTTGA includes:
- the LOC107412022 gene encoding mannosylglycoprotein endo-beta-mannosidase, giving the protein MAAIGKTILDSGWIAARSTVVPFNGVQLTTTNSPSLGPDSPWMEAVIPGTVLATLVKNNVIPDPFYGLENDTIIDIGDSGRDFYTFWFFTTFQSNLSGSQHLDLNFRAINYSADLYINGHYKALPKGMFRRHSVDVTDFVRSDGPNLVAVLVHPPDHPGKIPPENYQGGDHEIGKDVATQYVEGWDWMCPIRDRNTGIWDEVSISVTGPVKIIDPHLVSTFFDNYKRVYLYCTTELENRSNQVAECSLTIQVTTELEGNTCMVEHLQTEHVSIPAGSKLQHSFNELFFYKPNLWWPNGMGKQSLYNVVVTVDVKGNGESDSWSHLYGFRQLVSHIDTATGGRLFKVNGQPVFIRGGNWILSDALLRLTKKRYQTDIKFHADMNFNMMRCWAGGLAERPEFYHYCDVYGILVWQEFWITGDVDGRGIPVSNPNGPLDHPLFLFCARDTVKLLRNHCSLALWVGGNEQVPPKDLNADLKNDLKLNPYYENIQNENNKSAENFSPLKFDPSNYLDGTRIYVQGSLWGGFADGNGGWSDGPYEIQNPADFFKDTFYQFGFNPEVGSVGMPVAATIRATMPPEGWVIPLFKKLSTGYTEEVPNPIWEYHKYIPYSKPGKVHDQIELYGLPNDLDDFCLKAQLVNYIQYRALLEGWTSRMWTKYTGVLIWKTMNPWTGLRGQFYDHLLDQTAGFYGCRSAAEPVHVQLNLDTYFIEVVNTRSEKLSDVAVEAAVWDLDGTCPYYKVFELSAPPKKTISIAEMKYPKSKNPKPVYFLLLKLYRVTDYGILSRNFYWLYLPGGDYKLLEPYRKKQVPLKIKSEVFVKGSTYEVHMNVNNVSDKPKAETLTYQNNFIARQSDDDFDMSSLEPEYRRIDDNHRTGLFQRICRRLSGEPRGSRLTEINGSAKGVAFFLHFSVHSSKTVQKEGEDTRILPVHYSDNYFSLVPGESLPIKITFEVPPGVTPRITLKGWNYHGNHPIH